A single window of Salvia splendens isolate huo1 chromosome 6, SspV2, whole genome shotgun sequence DNA harbors:
- the LOC121807144 gene encoding ankyrin repeat-containing protein BDA1-like yields the protein MEQLQTKLFEAAMQNSITQLQQLLIDDPLILERALVNRFNETPLHVAAMFGHVDFVREIVGLQPQLVNELNLQLSSPLHLAAAKGNVGVVKALLSVDNRACLARDRNELLPLHLAAAKGYVEVMKPLFEARPEAAMVKACGGESILHLCVKSYQLEALKLTVNSVGNVGDFINCGDDDGNTVLHLAAAEKQVEVVKYLVSMSALQVDVKNGDGLTAMDILIRSRRDLRDSEIEHLLKHGDKPAKKKAKKNSWNGLMKQHSAWLEKEKHILMVVASLIAAMAFQAGVNPPDGLWKIHDIPKNATSDIDPKALKPSTHITLEYSTKFYIWNTIAFISSLSIILLLTSGLPIRRRFFMWILMVITWIAISAIALSYLVTVKYLREIEGNHDPFELGDPQGYTLLVWTFFMFLLLVGHTVRIVVKLIKKLRNGWIKCTSSLC from the exons atggagCAGCTGCAAACCAAGCTATTCGAAGCTGCAATGCAAAATTCCATCACTCAACTTCAACAACTACTGATTGATGATCCACTGATCCTCGAGCGAGCTCTAGTTAACCGTTTCAACGAGACACCTTTGCACGTTGCAGCCATGTTCGGTCACGTGGATTTCGTGCGGGAAATCGTAGGGTTGCAACCTCAATTGGTGAACGAGTTGAATTTGCAGCTCTCTTCTCCTCTGCATCTTGCAGCGGCTAAAGGGAATGTTGGGGTCGTGAAGGCTCTTCTATCTGTCGATAACCGGGCCTGTTTGGCCCGCGATAGGAACGAGCTTTTGCCGTTGCATTTGGCAGCGGCTAAAGGCTATGTTGAAGTTATGAAACCGCTGTTTGAAGCTCGGCCGGAGGCGGCTATGGTTAAGGCTTGTGGAGGAGAGAGCATCCTGCATTTGTGTGTCAAAAGTTATCAACTGGAGGCTCTCAAGCTAACAGTGAATAGTGTGGGAAATGTTGGTGACTTCATCAACTGTGGGGATGATGATGGAAACACTGTTTTGCATTTGGCTGCTGCAGAGAAGCAAGTTGAG gTGGTGAAATATCTAGTGAGTATGAGTGCATTACAAGTGGATGTGAAGAATGGCGATGGCTTAACAGCCATGGATATTCTAATCAGAAGCAGAAGAGATCTGAGGGACTCTGAAATTGAACACTTGCTTAAACATGGTGATAAGCCAGCAAAGAAGAAGGCAAAGAAAAACAGTTGGAATGGTTTGATGAAGCAGCATTCTGCTTGGCTTGAGAAAGAGAAACATATATTGATGGTGGTGGCTTCCCTTATCGCGGCCATGGCTTTTCAAGCCGGAGTTAACCCTCCCGATGGTCTTTGGAAAATCCATGACATTCCAAAGAATGCAACAAGCGATATTGATCCAAAGGCGCTCAAACCATCCACACATATCACCCTCGAATATTCTACGAAATTCTACATTTGGAACACAATAGCGTTTATATCGTCTCTAAGCATCATATTGCTTTTGACAAGTGGATTGCCGATAAGGCGTAGGTTTTTTATGTGGATCCTTATGGTGATCACGTGGATCGCCATCTCAGCCATCGCACTGAGCTATTTAGTCACCGTGAAGTATTTGAGAGAGATAGAGGGAAACCATGATCCGTTTGAGTTAGGAGACCCGCAAGGGTACACGCTGCTCGTGTGGACCTTTTTTATGTTCCTCCTTCTCGTTGGTCACACCGTCCGTATTGTAGTGAAGCTCATTAAAAAGCTTAGAAATGGATGGATCAAGTGTACAAGCTCTTTGTGCTAA